From a region of the Procambarus clarkii isolate CNS0578487 chromosome 18, FALCON_Pclarkii_2.0, whole genome shotgun sequence genome:
- the LOC138366131 gene encoding glutamate receptor ionotropic, delta-2-like, whose product MYRFDHGASLVVAAEEYQPHTALTPGKPGLPLSFTGPMVNLLHTMATSLNFTYTFVRPPDGSWGTMRPDGSWSGMVGLVKEEKADIGLGPFGMSAMRAEVVDYTRIILIDYLRILAGRGRPEVDPWGFLLPLAPLVWAAMLTVLMLLLALVFLLYKCYTLEADATRRGSRDFFFKYFRVLLQQDTLASVVYWWWDRFVLMMWMILMLVLSRSFSGNLMALLAVRYIPQPFQTLRDVIDSSVTMIWEADTVYIQYINVCNESVCWCIIAIS is encoded by the exons ATGTACAGATTTGATCATGGAGCATCGCTGGTTGTGGCGGCCGAGGAATACCAACCTCACACAGCTCTCACTCCAGGGAAGCCAGGGCTACCACTCTCCTTCACAGGACCCATGGTCAACCTGCTCCACACGATGGCTACGTCACTTAACTTCAC GTACACCTTCGTGAGGCCTCCTGATGGGTCATGGGGCACCATGAGGCCTGATGGCTCTTGGTCTGGCATGGTAGGCCTCGTGAAGGAGGAG AAAGCGGATATTGGTCTCGGACCATTTGGCATGAGCGCCATGCGGGCTGAGGTGGTAGACTACACAAGAATCATATTAATTGACTACCTCAGGATCCTAGCAGGTCGAGGGCGGCCAGAGGTGGACCCGTGGGGCTTCCTGCTTCCCCTGGCGCCCCTGGTGTGGGCGGCCATGCTGACGGTGCTGATGTTGCTGCTCGCCTTGGTGTTCCTCTTATATAAATGTTATACCTTGGAGGCTGATGCCACCAGGAGAGGTTCAAGAGATTTCTTCTTCAAATACTTTCGAGTTCTGTTGCAACAAG ACACTCTGGCgtctgtggtgtactggtggtgggaccGCTTTGTGTTGATGATGTGGATGATACTAATGCTGGTGCTGTCACGGAGCTTCTCCGGCAACCTCATGGCTCTCCTGGCCGTGAGATACATCCCTCAGCCCTTCCAGACCCTCCGAGATGTGATCGACTCCTCTGTTACAATGATATGGGAAGCTGATACGGTGTATATTCAGTACATCAATGTATGTAATGAGTCTGTCTGTTGGTGTATTATAGCAATTTCGTAA